From one Candidatus Woesearchaeota archaeon genomic stretch:
- a CDS encoding signal peptidase I produces the protein MKFKFKKKIKKEPEDKSFLGYLKKFWKFMWYDDSAISYVVTLVVAFFFIKFLFLPSVGFVLGNDFPVVAIVSGSMEHKIVSHQICGVYKPSITNKNLNFDDWWDICGYYYVENYGMTKDDFSEFEYKNGLNTGDVMIIYGKSPENIEVGEVLVFIPGDLNWYNSHGPVIHRVVDKWEENGEYLFRTKGDHNSVSSDANNFESAISEDDVIGVPVARVPLIGYVRIWFSDFFLNPIMNIIR, from the coding sequence ATGAAGTTTAAATTTAAAAAAAAAATTAAGAAAGAACCTGAAGATAAGAGTTTTTTAGGTTATTTGAAGAAGTTTTGGAAGTTTATGTGGTATGATGATTCTGCGATTTCTTATGTTGTTACTTTGGTTGTTGCATTTTTTTTTATTAAGTTTTTATTTTTGCCAAGTGTTGGTTTTGTTTTGGGGAATGATTTTCCTGTTGTTGCTATTGTTTCAGGTAGTATGGAGCATAAGATTGTTAGTCATCAAATTTGTGGGGTTTACAAACCTTCTATAACTAATAAAAATTTAAATTTTGATGATTGGTGGGATATTTGTGGTTATTATTATGTTGAAAATTATGGGATGACTAAGGATGATTTTTCAGAGTTTGAATATAAAAATGGACTTAATACTGGTGATGTTATGATAATTTATGGTAAAAGTCCTGAAAATATTGAAGTTGGAGAAGTTTTGGTTTTTATTCCTGGTGATTTGAATTGGTATAATTCTCATGGTCCTGTGATTCATAGGGTTGTTGATAAATGGGAAGAAAATGGGGAATATCTTTTCAGAACTAAGGGTGATCATAATTCAGTTTCATCTGATGCTAATAATTTTGAGAGCGCAATTTCAGAAGATGATGTTATTGGAGTTCCAGTTGCAAGAGTTCCTTTAATTGGTTATGTGAGGATTTGGTTTTCGGATTTTTTTTTGAATCCGATTATGAATATTATTAGGTAA
- a CDS encoding nucleotidyltransferase domain-containing protein produces MDIDLRGRILNKIKPTPEEDSLRKKLVDEFISSLEISCKKLGLKCDFFIGGSFGKETYLTGSSDVDIFVSFDLKYDDSKISSYLQKILDLANVDYVKQKGSRDYYSYIFKNDKTEIKFELVPNRKIKTISDVLNSTDVSPFHVDFLKKLSLKNSLLFDEIRLAKQFFKAKRLYGAESYINGFSGHIVDILIAYYGSLENLLLDAKSWDEMKFIDINNFYKGFDDAKKKLESDKISKLVVVDPIIKTRNAARALSDENYYKFLLVAQNFDVLREKDFEVIKFDLVKVISGAKKYTKLGNLKAIFYTINFEVGGNSEDIVGSKLLKLNNKIKSYYLAYDFEVFKNEFFIDTKSGVALLVFFFEKKELSKFKKITGPYVYMSDAVRNFTKGRDIYFIEGSRIYGYDLREFLKPETISKIKMEDARDLVGRDVSFIKGIKIMKY; encoded by the coding sequence ATGGATATCGATTTAAGAGGGAGGATTTTGAATAAGATTAAACCTACACCTGAAGAAGATTCTTTGAGAAAGAAGTTGGTTGATGAGTTTATTTCGAGTCTTGAGATTAGTTGTAAAAAACTAGGTTTGAAGTGTGATTTTTTTATTGGTGGTAGTTTTGGAAAAGAGACTTATCTTACTGGAAGCAGTGATGTTGATATTTTTGTTTCTTTTGATTTGAAGTATGATGATTCGAAAATTAGTTCATATTTACAAAAGATTTTAGATTTGGCTAATGTTGATTATGTGAAACAAAAAGGTTCTAGGGATTATTATTCTTATATTTTTAAGAATGATAAGACTGAGATTAAATTTGAGCTTGTTCCTAATAGAAAGATTAAGACTATTTCGGATGTTTTGAATTCTACGGATGTTTCTCCTTTTCATGTTGATTTTTTAAAAAAGTTGTCTCTTAAAAATTCTTTACTTTTTGATGAGATAAGACTTGCAAAACAATTTTTTAAGGCAAAAAGATTGTATGGGGCAGAGAGTTATATTAATGGTTTTTCAGGTCATATTGTTGATATTTTAATTGCTTATTATGGCTCACTTGAGAATTTACTTTTGGATGCTAAGTCTTGGGACGAGATGAAGTTTATTGATATTAATAATTTTTACAAAGGTTTTGATGATGCTAAGAAGAAACTTGAGAGTGATAAGATTTCAAAGCTTGTTGTTGTTGATCCAATTATTAAAACTAGAAATGCTGCAAGAGCGCTTAGTGATGAGAATTATTACAAGTTTTTACTTGTTGCACAAAATTTTGATGTTTTAAGAGAGAAGGATTTTGAGGTTATTAAATTTGATTTGGTGAAAGTGATATCTGGGGCTAAGAAATATACTAAATTAGGCAATTTGAAGGCTATATTTTATACTATTAATTTTGAAGTTGGTGGGAATAGTGAGGATATTGTAGGGTCTAAACTTTTGAAGTTGAATAATAAGATTAAAAGTTATTATTTGGCGTATGATTTTGAGGTTTTTAAAAATGAATTTTTTATTGATACTAAGTCTGGTGTTGCTCTTTTAGTTTTCTTTTTTGAGAAGAAAGAACTTTCCAAATTTAAAAAAATAACTGGACCTTATGTTTATATGAGTGATGCTGTTAGAAATTTCACAAAGGGTAGAGATATTTATTTTATTGAGGGTTCAAGAATTTATGGATATGATCTTCGAGAGTTTTTAAAACCTGAGACTATTTCTAAAATCAAGATGGAAGATGCTAGAGATTTAGTTGGTAGAGATGTTAGTTTTATTAAGGGTATTAAGATTATGAAGTATTAA
- the smc gene encoding chromosome segregation protein SMC, with protein MSIIKRIKLKGFKSFANPTILNFEDGFNTIVGANGSGKSNVFDALCFVLGRMSSKGLRADKLGNLVFNGGKTTKPSKEAEVAIYLSNDERELLNVELDEIKISRIVKKSGSSNYYLNNNKCTRTEIVEILKRASIDPDGYNIILQGDIMRVVNMSPNERRELIEEIACISNYEEKRQQSLKKLDKVETNLKEADLLLEEKTKYIKELKSEKEQAEKFHQVKDDLRFNNLLLVKAKLIRNNILKEKKETDIKTQEVELTKHKDKLEEFETTEADINKKIEELEKSIEIKSHQDFISVTNKITSLEAEIQKQSEKKAEIQKQSEEIKTKSTNIKENIKQTKEKLKIIEQKNKDLEIKRKTIQKELGEVETEITKMKGNFSGDSFKDLEEVDELIDQLNDKKHNKNQIRQDNAIQVEKLNTKIEHLEIDLRKIESSSTENKAQFDDLDKKRKQLKKLIIEISSSISNNSETSAKLHNLNKEYSELVEEHSKLRMKVESSKDLMATNKAVDTILKLKHKDNSIHGTVAELATVPDKYSMALETVAGKNLFNLVVDNDNTAVKYINYLKENKIGNATFLPLNKVNTKFRLDDSVLNKRGVIDYALNLIKYDKQYDNIFNLVFQDTVVIEKIEDAKGVGIGDYKMITLAGDIVAKSGAMSGGFRSRNKALGAFKDDKSTEKLMELDAKVMGLKSTMDLLKEDKEDSERKIYDLRQEKADLEGDISKLEKLLSIEGKDTDSIKKDIESIVSDKTVIENSLKKISREIDEIDKELGIAQEKKNKFKTSSSESGQAFGKISEYEEKRDKLKEKQREIFSLIDSNNTQINSVLNPEIINLEKILKESDEAIINIKTQLDDLTQILKELNEELIIFKKKEKELSKDYKDFIEKRDLLKENKKKIEEKYEKEYSKFDKVKERLAQLNYAISEYETLKNTLNDELELLYEQLKVEFIENNEEEQENKTGENKIDELINSVDDKLQNRNIDIKELQNKVNYLKTKLNSFGSINMKAVKIYDKLKEEFDLLLEKRSSLTEEKLEILKLVTEMDAKKKEKFLETFVQLKENFIKIFAELSTKGEAELNMENEADLFNSGVEIKVRMTAKNYLDIKSLSGGEKTITAIAFIFAVQEFSPAPFYIFDEVDAALDIMNAEKLGKLIKNYAANAQYIVVSHSEHFIQSSETIYGVTMDQYKISDVVSLDLRNMKGYLDEDATPVVELK; from the coding sequence ATGAGTATAATTAAACGTATTAAATTAAAAGGGTTCAAATCTTTTGCAAATCCTACTATTCTAAACTTCGAAGATGGATTCAATACAATCGTTGGTGCAAACGGTTCAGGGAAATCCAATGTCTTTGATGCACTATGTTTTGTTTTAGGAAGAATGTCCTCAAAAGGGCTTCGTGCAGACAAATTAGGGAACCTAGTTTTCAATGGAGGTAAAACTACTAAGCCTTCAAAAGAAGCAGAAGTTGCAATCTATTTATCAAACGATGAAAGAGAATTATTAAATGTAGAACTTGATGAAATTAAAATCTCAAGAATTGTGAAAAAAAGTGGAAGTTCAAACTATTATTTAAACAACAATAAATGTACAAGAACTGAAATCGTAGAAATTCTAAAAAGAGCATCAATTGACCCAGACGGATACAACATTATATTACAAGGAGATATTATGAGAGTTGTAAATATGAGCCCAAATGAGAGAAGAGAATTAATAGAGGAAATTGCATGTATATCAAACTATGAAGAAAAAAGACAACAATCTCTAAAGAAACTTGACAAAGTAGAAACAAATCTAAAAGAAGCAGACCTACTACTTGAAGAAAAAACTAAATACATAAAAGAACTAAAATCAGAAAAAGAACAAGCAGAAAAATTCCATCAAGTAAAAGATGACTTAAGATTCAACAATCTACTCCTAGTAAAAGCAAAACTAATTCGGAACAATATACTAAAAGAGAAAAAAGAAACAGACATCAAAACTCAAGAAGTAGAATTAACTAAACATAAAGACAAACTTGAAGAATTCGAAACAACAGAAGCAGACATTAATAAAAAAATCGAAGAACTTGAAAAATCAATTGAAATCAAATCACATCAAGACTTCATCTCTGTAACAAACAAAATAACTTCACTTGAAGCAGAAATTCAAAAACAATCCGAAAAAAAAGCAGAAATTCAAAAACAATCCGAAGAAATAAAAACAAAATCTACAAACATTAAAGAAAACATCAAACAAACAAAAGAAAAACTAAAAATTATTGAACAAAAAAATAAAGATTTAGAAATAAAAAGAAAAACTATCCAAAAAGAATTAGGTGAAGTAGAAACTGAAATTACAAAAATGAAAGGCAATTTTTCAGGTGACAGCTTCAAAGACTTAGAAGAAGTTGATGAATTAATAGACCAATTAAATGATAAAAAACACAACAAAAATCAAATCAGACAAGACAATGCAATCCAAGTTGAAAAATTAAACACAAAAATTGAGCATCTTGAAATTGACTTAAGAAAAATTGAATCATCTTCAACAGAAAACAAAGCGCAATTTGATGACTTAGATAAAAAGAGAAAACAACTTAAAAAATTAATAATAGAAATATCAAGTTCAATCTCAAATAATTCCGAAACTTCAGCAAAACTCCACAATTTAAACAAAGAATATTCTGAGCTTGTTGAAGAACACTCAAAATTAAGAATGAAAGTTGAAAGTTCAAAAGATTTAATGGCAACAAACAAAGCAGTTGATACAATATTAAAACTAAAACACAAAGACAACTCGATTCATGGAACAGTAGCAGAACTTGCAACAGTACCTGACAAATATTCTATGGCACTTGAAACAGTAGCTGGAAAAAACCTATTCAATCTTGTAGTTGATAATGACAACACCGCAGTAAAATACATCAATTATCTAAAAGAAAATAAAATAGGAAATGCAACATTCTTACCTCTAAATAAAGTTAATACTAAATTCAGACTAGATGATAGCGTATTAAATAAAAGAGGAGTAATTGACTACGCATTAAACCTAATAAAATACGACAAACAATATGATAACATATTTAATCTAGTATTCCAAGACACAGTTGTAATTGAAAAAATTGAAGATGCAAAAGGAGTAGGAATTGGAGACTACAAAATGATAACTCTAGCAGGAGACATTGTTGCAAAATCAGGAGCAATGAGTGGAGGTTTTAGATCAAGAAACAAAGCACTAGGAGCATTCAAAGATGATAAATCAACTGAAAAATTAATGGAACTAGATGCAAAAGTTATGGGTCTAAAATCAACTATGGATCTATTAAAAGAAGACAAAGAAGACTCTGAAAGAAAAATCTATGACCTAAGACAAGAAAAAGCAGACCTTGAAGGTGATATATCAAAACTTGAAAAACTATTATCAATTGAAGGAAAAGATACAGACTCAATCAAAAAAGATATTGAAAGCATAGTTTCAGATAAAACTGTAATAGAGAATTCACTTAAGAAAATCTCAAGAGAAATCGATGAAATTGACAAAGAACTTGGCATCGCGCAAGAAAAGAAAAACAAATTCAAAACATCCTCATCAGAAAGTGGACAAGCATTTGGGAAAATATCTGAATACGAAGAAAAAAGAGACAAACTAAAAGAAAAACAAAGGGAAATATTCTCACTAATAGATTCAAACAATACTCAAATTAACAGCGTATTAAATCCTGAAATTATAAACCTTGAGAAAATCCTAAAAGAAAGTGATGAAGCAATAATTAACATCAAAACTCAATTAGACGATTTAACACAAATCCTAAAAGAATTAAATGAAGAGTTAATAATATTCAAAAAGAAAGAAAAAGAATTATCAAAAGATTACAAAGACTTCATTGAAAAAAGAGATTTATTAAAAGAAAATAAAAAAAAAATTGAAGAAAAATATGAAAAAGAATATTCTAAATTTGATAAAGTAAAAGAAAGACTTGCTCAATTAAACTATGCAATTTCAGAATACGAAACACTAAAAAATACATTAAACGATGAACTAGAATTATTATACGAACAATTAAAAGTAGAATTTATCGAAAACAATGAAGAAGAACAAGAAAATAAAACTGGAGAAAATAAAATTGATGAATTAATCAATTCAGTTGACGATAAACTTCAAAATAGAAATATCGACATCAAAGAACTTCAAAATAAAGTTAATTATCTAAAAACAAAATTAAACAGTTTTGGATCAATTAATATGAAAGCTGTTAAAATTTATGATAAACTAAAAGAAGAGTTTGATTTATTACTGGAAAAAAGAAGTTCATTAACTGAAGAAAAATTAGAAATTTTAAAACTAGTTACGGAAATGGATGCAAAAAAGAAAGAAAAATTCTTAGAAACTTTCGTCCAACTAAAAGAAAATTTCATCAAAATATTTGCCGAACTTTCAACAAAAGGAGAAGCAGAATTAAACATGGAAAATGAAGCAGATTTATTCAACTCAGGAGTTGAGATTAAAGTAAGAATGACTGCTAAAAACTATCTTGACATCAAATCCCTTTCAGGTGGAGAAAAAACAATTACAGCAATCGCGTTCATTTTTGCAGTCCAAGAATTCTCTCCAGCTCCATTCTACATCTTCGATGAAGTAGATGCAGCTCTAGATATAATGAACGCAGAAAAACTAGGAAAACTAATTAAAAACTATGCAGCAAATGCTCAGTACATTGTAGTATCTCACTCTGAACACTTTATTCAATCATCAGAAACAATATATGGAGTAACAATGGACCAATACAAAATCTCAGATGTAGTAAGTCTAGACTTAAGAAATATGAAAGGTTACCTTGATGAAGACGCTACTCCAGTAGTGGAATTAAAATAA
- a CDS encoding DUF2341 domain-containing protein yields the protein MVNKNVLRTLNVWTMILVLSMFILPSIYGISAAPWADASELYRQEINITGASVSIDNLTHTFVIDSSNVGASFDFTNDRDSVRFYYFNSTSNVSSLIPHYASTWSVVDLNATLMIKVPYLDASSDANLFMYYHDSTKSNSENYCSVFIYCDDFADASIDSRLSTVDLDTVAGTSFSEGSGVLTVIAGGSDTWTGTDHYGSVYLTGVSGDVDVRLEVTSQTNPNVWAKAGIMLKNDMTAAASSTGYSFNVRTPGNGYSFQRDMNDNGYLDTNNNGGAPSVSPSYVRLVKSGNTHTGYYSKTTPNAWTLITSSSITSTNNIQDIGISLTSHAGSTLCTATFDDFTVRRYSTDTFSEIFGNEDKLTNYLSSVVNDPSILAITNMVQNKTFVFNSSVSCFGIDNNSDCGNVSANLKYNSSSVFSSVATSSSIPVWSISSNPQSCNLLYNSSCTFTWTVNATGIVGSIHKLNVLYSSNVTDILNKTSKNASIKIINGDSVNFNQSFYDFSSFDKNSGDREITLEVISDNGDNTNLVVSCESGDCSLISDNWLDGINLNEGISNNIEFTCSDSSYGDYSAIFSVTSDEYDDKSLINVSCFVNPIYGPINVYLTSPTPLSTKLVGQNRTFSFDSYFNCTGLCGNVSAYAVYSSSSWWNPAWSYRQELNISISDAIPLGYQILLNLTSSTIGSNFDWSNNCNDVRILNGNTELNYWIETCNSTTENLYVWIESDSAFASSSNYILDLYYGNFWAVSNSNASSVFSSDLIHLTAGRCPASDGACNYLDNIVDGQTIRANIGAINWDVDGTGYVSTINNPDNPYSGIDDNFYLRYRALYIPSVTGTYWFGTASDDGSNAGLWSYDGYGYGLSTPTSLSNHDIVTDWYGAHGSGTCGATAGIERSRTLNDGFGYWIDYVMQEVSGGQDSEFCVDLPGGGTNYLNFNDVNFGGDFYARTYVENEPLLDDVSLEESLIISTDLSETPFWTSSFQPQSCIPIEDGTCPFSWTVNATGAINSSWNISVFYVSNLSSILPNQTLYTTINITDNIEPVITLYNPLNVTKILGNGSVEFLFKVDDDSSILNCSFYLDDVLNQSFNCNSGTNYSLNLSFYPGNYDWYVNVIDEMYNSVNSSKYEFWMIYNQSARVSKSIRNINTNMYFIEVNISNSLSDFTSPISVMNYVDSDFSSGSYSVIYDWINVTIGYYVGDILGWDLIVPQLVSREINYSVSGIDDYYLGREFMVGLD from the coding sequence ATGGTAAACAAAAATGTACTGAGGACTTTGAATGTTTGGACGATGATTCTAGTGCTTAGTATGTTTATTTTACCTTCGATTTATGGAATAAGTGCTGCGCCTTGGGCTGATGCTTCTGAACTTTATAGGCAAGAAATTAATATTACTGGAGCAAGTGTTTCAATTGATAATTTAACACATACTTTCGTTATAGATTCAAGTAATGTTGGTGCAAGTTTTGATTTTACAAATGATAGAGATTCAGTTAGATTTTATTATTTTAATTCAACCTCTAATGTTAGTTCTTTAATACCTCATTATGCTTCTACTTGGAGCGTTGTTGATTTGAATGCAACTTTAATGATTAAGGTTCCTTATTTGGATGCAAGTTCTGATGCTAATTTATTTATGTATTATCATGATTCTACTAAGTCGAATTCGGAGAATTATTGTAGTGTATTTATTTATTGTGATGATTTTGCAGATGCTTCAATTGATTCTAGGTTGTCAACAGTTGATTTAGATACTGTTGCAGGAACTTCTTTTAGTGAGGGTTCAGGAGTCTTAACTGTTATTGCTGGTGGTTCAGATACTTGGACTGGGACAGATCATTATGGTTCTGTTTATTTGACAGGAGTGTCAGGGGATGTTGATGTAAGACTTGAAGTTACTTCACAAACAAATCCTAATGTATGGGCTAAAGCTGGAATTATGTTAAAAAATGATATGACTGCTGCAGCATCTTCAACAGGATATTCTTTTAATGTTAGGACTCCTGGAAATGGTTATTCATTTCAAAGAGATATGAATGATAATGGTTATTTGGATACGAATAATAATGGAGGTGCTCCTTCAGTTTCACCTTCTTATGTTAGATTAGTTAAAAGTGGAAATACACATACTGGTTATTATTCGAAAACTACACCTAATGCTTGGACTTTAATTACTAGTTCATCAATTACTTCAACAAATAATATTCAAGATATAGGAATTTCACTTACTTCACATGCTGGTTCAACTTTATGTACAGCAACTTTTGATGATTTTACTGTTAGAAGATATTCAACAGACACTTTTTCAGAAATTTTTGGGAATGAGGATAAACTTACAAATTATTTGAGCTCAGTTGTTAATGATCCTTCTATTTTAGCAATTACTAATATGGTACAGAATAAAACTTTTGTTTTTAATAGCAGTGTTTCTTGTTTTGGGATTGATAATAATTCGGATTGTGGGAATGTTAGTGCAAATCTAAAGTATAATTCTTCGAGTGTCTTTAGTAGTGTTGCAACAAGTTCTTCAATTCCTGTTTGGTCTATTAGTTCTAATCCTCAAAGTTGTAATTTATTATATAATAGTTCTTGTACTTTTACTTGGACTGTTAATGCTACTGGTATAGTTGGTTCAATTCATAAGCTAAATGTTTTGTATTCAAGTAATGTTACTGATATATTGAATAAGACTTCTAAAAATGCATCAATTAAAATCATTAATGGTGATAGTGTGAATTTTAATCAGAGTTTCTATGATTTTTCATCATTTGATAAAAATAGTGGTGATAGAGAAATTACATTAGAAGTTATTTCAGATAACGGTGATAATACAAATTTAGTGGTTTCTTGTGAGAGTGGAGATTGTTCTTTGATCTCAGATAATTGGTTAGATGGAATTAATTTGAATGAGGGTATTTCAAATAATATTGAGTTCACTTGTTCTGATTCGAGTTATGGTGATTATAGCGCAATTTTTAGTGTGACTTCTGATGAGTATGATGATAAATCTTTAATTAATGTTAGTTGTTTTGTTAATCCTATTTATGGTCCTATTAATGTTTATTTGACTAGTCCAACTCCATTAAGTACAAAGCTTGTTGGACAGAATAGAACATTTAGTTTTGATTCTTATTTTAATTGCACTGGACTTTGTGGCAATGTTAGTGCATATGCAGTTTATTCAAGTTCTAGTTGGTGGAATCCTGCTTGGTCATATAGACAGGAGTTGAATATTTCAATTTCGGATGCAATACCTTTAGGATATCAGATTTTATTGAATTTAACTTCGAGTACTATTGGAAGTAATTTTGATTGGTCGAATAATTGTAATGATGTAAGAATTTTGAATGGGAATACTGAATTAAATTATTGGATTGAGACTTGTAATTCAACAACTGAAAATTTATATGTTTGGATTGAGAGTGATTCTGCTTTTGCTTCTTCTTCAAATTATATTTTAGATTTGTATTATGGAAATTTTTGGGCGGTGTCAAATAGTAATGCTAGTTCAGTTTTTAGTTCTGATTTAATTCATTTAACTGCGGGTAGATGTCCTGCTTCTGATGGTGCTTGTAATTATTTGGATAATATTGTAGATGGTCAAACAATTAGAGCTAATATTGGGGCAATTAATTGGGATGTTGATGGAACTGGTTATGTTAGTACAATTAATAATCCTGATAATCCTTATTCGGGAATAGATGATAATTTTTATTTGAGATACAGAGCACTTTATATTCCTTCTGTAACTGGAACTTATTGGTTTGGAACTGCTTCCGATGATGGTTCTAATGCTGGATTGTGGAGTTATGATGGTTATGGATATGGTTTGTCAACACCAACTTCTTTATCTAATCATGATATAGTAACTGATTGGTATGGTGCTCATGGAAGTGGAACTTGTGGAGCTACAGCAGGAATTGAAAGGTCAAGGACTTTAAATGATGGTTTTGGTTATTGGATAGATTATGTTATGCAAGAAGTTAGTGGAGGTCAGGATTCTGAATTTTGTGTTGATTTGCCAGGAGGTGGAACTAATTATTTGAATTTTAATGATGTTAATTTTGGGGGTGATTTTTATGCAAGAACTTATGTTGAAAATGAACCATTATTAGATGATGTTAGTTTAGAAGAGAGTCTGATTATTAGTACAGATTTATCAGAAACTCCTTTTTGGACAAGTTCATTTCAACCTCAAAGTTGTATCCCAATTGAAGATGGAACTTGTCCTTTTTCATGGACAGTTAATGCTACAGGTGCTATAAATAGTTCTTGGAATATAAGTGTTTTTTATGTTTCTAATTTATCTAGTATCTTGCCTAATCAAACTCTATATACTACTATTAATATTACTGATAATATTGAACCAGTGATTACATTGTATAATCCATTAAATGTTACGAAAATATTAGGTAATGGGAGTGTAGAATTTTTATTTAAGGTTGATGATGATTCTAGTATTTTGAATTGTAGTTTTTATTTAGATGATGTTTTAAATCAATCTTTTAATTGTAATAGTGGAACTAATTATTCACTTAATTTGTCTTTTTACCCAGGTAATTATGATTGGTATGTTAATGTAATTGATGAGATGTATAATTCAGTTAATTCTTCTAAGTATGAGTTTTGGATGATTTATAATCAGTCTGCTAGAGTATCAAAAAGTATTAGAAATATTAATACAAATATGTATTTTATAGAAGTAAATATAAGTAATTCTCTTAGTGATTTTACTTCTCCAATTAGTGTAATGAATTATGTTGATTCAGATTTTTCTTCAGGTTCTTATAGTGTCATTTATGATTGGATTAATGTAACAATTGGATATTATGTAGGAGATATTTTAGGTTGGGATTTAATTGTCCCTCAATTAGTTTCTCGAGAAATTAATTACTCCGTTAGTGGGATTGATGACTATTATTTGGGTAGAGAATTTATGGTTGGTTTAGATTAG
- a CDS encoding glycosyltransferase family 4 protein: MKVLMLGWEFPPYFAGGLGIACYELTKSLSKIDNIDITYIMPYGPKEKQHSSKLKIRSANQPIKNIDFDLKIKNVDTLLYAYDSFSTYRSRFQNILRNESEFCEDKNLKDLYGPNILKEVYLYAKRVAALCMNDDFDVIHAHDWTSIPAALLLKELTGKPVILHVHITEFDKTGGAGANPEIFKIEKEGFERADVLLAVSNFVKDRLNNNYGINSEKIRVVHNGGVSDLRPTLERQNVVKKEDKIVLFAGRITTQKGPEFFVRAARKVLDYEPNTKFIMAGSGDMLPKMIELGAELDIGKNLLFFGVYTRKEADILFGTADCFVMPSVSEPFGLVPLEAVAKGTPTIISKQSGISEVLDHSFKVDFWDTEEMANKIISLLRYEPLHSHIREEAHRNFDKFSWDLPAQKIYNIYHEISRR, encoded by the coding sequence ATGAAAGTTTTAATGTTAGGTTGGGAGTTCCCACCATATTTTGCAGGAGGTTTAGGTATTGCCTGCTATGAACTAACAAAATCTTTGAGTAAAATTGACAACATTGACATAACTTACATCATGCCATATGGACCTAAGGAAAAACAACATAGTTCTAAACTAAAAATTAGGTCCGCAAATCAGCCAATAAAAAATATAGATTTTGACCTAAAAATAAAAAATGTAGATACACTATTATATGCTTATGATTCATTTTCAACATATAGAAGTAGATTCCAAAATATACTAAGAAACGAGTCTGAATTTTGTGAAGATAAAAATCTAAAAGATTTATATGGACCAAACATTTTAAAAGAGGTTTATCTTTATGCAAAAAGAGTCGCAGCCCTATGTATGAATGATGATTTTGACGTAATTCATGCTCATGATTGGACATCAATCCCTGCAGCTTTACTTCTAAAAGAACTTACAGGAAAACCAGTGATACTTCATGTTCACATCACTGAATTTGACAAAACAGGTGGTGCCGGTGCAAACCCTGAAATTTTCAAAATAGAAAAAGAAGGATTTGAGAGAGCTGATGTATTACTTGCAGTAAGTAATTTTGTAAAAGATAGATTAAACAACAACTATGGAATTAATTCTGAGAAAATCAGAGTAGTACACAATGGTGGAGTATCTGATTTAAGACCAACACTTGAAAGACAAAATGTTGTAAAAAAAGAAGACAAGATTGTTCTCTTTGCAGGAAGAATTACAACACAAAAAGGTCCGGAATTTTTTGTAAGAGCAGCAAGAAAAGTTTTAGACTACGAACCAAATACAAAATTCATAATGGCAGGAAGTGGAGACATGCTTCCAAAAATGATAGAACTTGGAGCAGAATTAGATATTGGAAAAAACTTATTATTTTTTGGAGTATATACAAGAAAAGAAGCAGACATACTTTTCGGAACTGCAGACTGTTTTGTTATGCCTTCAGTATCAGAACCTTTCGGATTAGTACCTCTTGAAGCAGTTGCAAAAGGAACACCTACAATTATATCAAAACAATCAGGAATAAGCGAAGTATTAGACCATTCATTCAAAGTAGACTTTTGGGACACTGAAGAAATGGCAAATAAAATAATCTCACTTTTAAGATATGAACCTCTTCACTCCCACATAAGAGAAGAAGCACATAGAAACTTTGACAAATTCAGTTGGGATTTACCAGCACAAAAAATTTATAACATATATCACGAAATATCAAGAAGATGA